A genomic region of Streptosporangium lutulentum contains the following coding sequences:
- the cofD gene encoding 2-phospho-L-lactate transferase — protein sequence MRIVSLAGGIGGARFLRGLLTAAPSSEITVIGNTGDDISLYGLRVCPDLDTVMYTLGGGINEEQGWGRQKESHVVKEELAAYGVEPQWFGLGDRDFATHIVRTQMLDAGYPLSAVTEALCARWEPGVRLIPMSDDRTETHVVISDEQGRRAVHFQEWWVRLRASVPAEQIILVGADEAKPAPGVLQAIADADLVILPPSNPVVSIGTILQIKGIREALDAKTVVGVSPIIGGAPVRGMADACLTAIGVETTAQAVLDLYGSPLIDGWLVAEEDAGVGLDGVSVEARPLIMHDVESAAAIARAALDLATRIAARRGAATQDGDAR from the coding sequence ATGCGCATTGTGTCCCTCGCCGGCGGAATCGGAGGAGCTCGTTTCCTCCGCGGCCTCCTCACCGCGGCTCCCAGCTCGGAGATCACCGTAATCGGTAACACCGGTGACGACATCAGCCTCTACGGCCTGCGTGTCTGCCCCGACCTGGACACCGTGATGTACACCCTGGGTGGCGGCATCAACGAGGAACAGGGCTGGGGAAGACAGAAGGAGTCGCACGTCGTCAAGGAGGAACTGGCGGCCTACGGCGTCGAACCGCAGTGGTTCGGCCTGGGCGACCGCGACTTCGCCACCCACATCGTGCGCACCCAGATGCTCGACGCCGGATATCCGCTCTCGGCGGTCACCGAGGCGCTGTGCGCGCGCTGGGAGCCGGGGGTGCGGCTGATCCCGATGAGCGACGACCGGACCGAGACCCACGTGGTCATCTCCGACGAGCAGGGCCGGCGGGCCGTCCACTTCCAGGAGTGGTGGGTACGGCTGCGCGCCTCGGTCCCGGCCGAGCAGATCATCCTGGTCGGCGCGGACGAGGCCAAGCCCGCCCCCGGGGTGCTCCAGGCCATCGCCGACGCCGACCTGGTGATCCTGCCCCCGTCCAACCCCGTCGTCAGCATCGGGACGATCCTGCAGATCAAGGGCATTCGCGAGGCGCTCGACGCCAAGACGGTCGTCGGGGTCTCCCCCATCATCGGCGGCGCCCCCGTCCGGGGCATGGCCGACGCCTGCCTCACCGCGATCGGCGTGGAGACCACCGCCCAGGCGGTTCTGGACCTGTACGGCTCGCCGCTGATCGACGGCTGGCTCGTCGCGGAGGAGGACGCCGGGGTCGGCCTCGACGGCGTCAGCGTCGAGGCCCGTCCCCTGATCATGCACGACGTCGAGTCCGCCGCGGCCATCGCCCGGGCCGCCCTCGACCTGGCCACACGGATCGCGGCCCGGCGGGGCGCCGCGACGCAGGACGGGGACGCACGGTGA
- a CDS encoding lysylphosphatidylglycerol synthase transmembrane domain-containing protein: MKRLVRIAFLLVALGFGAWVVVGQWDEIQTGFARLSWQSLVLSLVAVIAALCGGMMTWRALLADLGSPLPFRAGAKVFFVGQLGKYIPGSLWPVIAQMEMGRELGVPRSRSAAAFFLTLPVQLASGLLISAVTLLAAMPGSVAPYAWVFLLIPVLAVVFEPRVINAVVGFGLRKLRREPLERPLTRRGMLTALGWALLGWTAYGLHLAAIIQELGLSGVSMIVFSIGAFALSWCLGIMTFVVPAGAGVREAAMVVVLAPVLDRGSAIAAALCSRIVIILGDLICAGLAGLAARRSVDSQSDSVQGKAV; encoded by the coding sequence GTGAAACGCCTGGTCCGCATCGCCTTCCTGCTCGTCGCGCTCGGGTTCGGCGCGTGGGTGGTGGTGGGGCAGTGGGACGAGATCCAGACGGGGTTCGCCCGGCTGTCGTGGCAGTCGCTCGTGCTGTCGCTGGTCGCGGTGATCGCGGCGCTGTGCGGCGGGATGATGACGTGGCGGGCGCTGCTGGCCGATCTCGGCTCGCCGCTGCCGTTCCGCGCGGGGGCGAAGGTCTTCTTCGTCGGGCAGCTGGGCAAGTACATCCCCGGCTCGCTCTGGCCGGTGATCGCCCAGATGGAGATGGGGCGTGAGCTGGGCGTGCCCAGGTCCCGCAGTGCCGCCGCCTTCTTCCTGACGCTGCCGGTGCAGCTCGCCAGCGGCCTGCTGATCTCGGCGGTGACGCTGCTGGCCGCCATGCCGGGGTCCGTCGCACCGTACGCCTGGGTGTTCCTGCTGATCCCGGTGCTCGCGGTGGTGTTCGAGCCGCGGGTGATCAACGCGGTCGTCGGGTTCGGGCTGCGGAAGCTGAGGCGCGAGCCGCTGGAGCGCCCGCTCACCCGCAGGGGCATGCTCACCGCGCTGGGCTGGGCGCTGCTCGGCTGGACCGCGTACGGCCTGCACCTGGCGGCGATCATCCAGGAGCTCGGGCTTTCGGGGGTGTCGATGATCGTGTTCTCCATCGGCGCGTTCGCGCTGTCCTGGTGCCTGGGGATCATGACGTTCGTGGTCCCCGCGGGGGCGGGAGTGCGCGAGGCGGCGATGGTGGTGGTCCTGGCGCCGGTGCTGGACCGGGGGTCGGCGATCGCGGCGGCACTCTGCTCCAGGATTGTGATCATTCTCGGCGATCTCATCTGCGCGGGCCTCGCGGGTCTGGCCGCCCGGCGTTCCGTCGACTCCCAGAGTGATTCCGTTCAGGGAAAAGCCGTGTGA
- a CDS encoding bifunctional FO biosynthesis protein CofGH: MSVNPTDNAMRRALARARDGKALDVTEATVLLHARNEHLETLLGHAGRVRDAGLEAVGRQGIITYSRKVFIPLTRLCRDRCGYCTFATAPHKLESMFLSPDEVLEIARQGAAMGCKEALFTLGDRPEDRWHQAREWLDAHGYDDTLSYVRAMAIRVLEETGLLPHLNPGVMTWKDLQRLKPVAPSMGMMLETTSRRLFEEKGQAHHGSPDKDPAVRLRVLEDAGRTNVPFTSGILIGIGETIEDRAESVFALRKVAREYGGLQEVIVQNFRAKPDTAMRGMPDADLQELAATIAVTRLVLGPKMRVQAPPNLVDSEYALMIRAGIDDWGGVSPLTPDHVNPERPWPQIEDLAARTAATGFTLRERLTIYPEFVLAGEPWLDPRLNAHVAALADPETGLAREDAVLAGRPWQEPDGGFVSLGRTDLHTAVDTEGRTNDRRDDFDNVYGDWEALKERLPAASSAVRGDVRQALRQAETDPARLTDAQALVLLDVAGDPDGTGADDAALDELCRIADGLRREAVGDDVTYVVNRNINFTNVCYTGCRFCAFAQRRTDADAYTLSLEQVADRAWEGWEAGATEVCMQGGIHPDLPGSAYFDIARAVKARVPEMHVHAFSPMEVINGASRTNLSIEDWLTAAREAGVDSLPGTAAEILDDDVRWVLTKGKLPTREWIEVISTAHRVGIPTTSTMMYGHVDNHAHWVQHIRLIRRIQEETGGFSEFVLLPFVHHSSPIYLAGIARPGPTARENRAVHALARILLHGAIKNIQCSWVKLQDGLCREVLQGGVNDLGGTLMEETISRMAGSENGSFKTITELEAMVAPTGRRVRQRTTSYGVPDAGRVAAAAASDGVCRSVRPLLPLERL, encoded by the coding sequence ATGAGCGTGAACCCCACCGACAACGCGATGCGCCGGGCCCTGGCCAGGGCCCGCGACGGCAAAGCTCTCGATGTGACCGAAGCCACCGTTCTGCTTCACGCCAGGAACGAACACCTTGAGACCCTGCTCGGGCACGCAGGCCGGGTCAGGGACGCGGGACTGGAGGCCGTGGGGCGACAAGGGATCATCACCTACAGCCGCAAGGTCTTCATCCCGCTGACCCGGCTCTGCCGGGACCGCTGCGGCTACTGCACGTTCGCCACCGCCCCGCACAAGCTGGAGAGCATGTTCCTCAGCCCCGACGAGGTGCTTGAGATCGCCCGGCAGGGTGCGGCGATGGGGTGCAAGGAGGCGCTGTTCACCCTGGGCGACCGGCCCGAGGACCGCTGGCACCAGGCCCGCGAGTGGCTGGACGCGCACGGTTACGACGACACGCTGTCCTACGTCCGCGCGATGGCCATCCGGGTGCTGGAGGAGACCGGGTTGCTGCCGCACCTGAACCCCGGCGTCATGACCTGGAAGGACCTGCAGCGCCTCAAGCCGGTGGCGCCGTCCATGGGGATGATGCTGGAGACGACCTCACGGCGGCTGTTCGAGGAGAAGGGGCAGGCGCACCACGGCTCGCCGGACAAGGATCCCGCGGTGCGGCTGCGCGTGCTGGAGGACGCGGGGCGGACGAACGTGCCGTTCACCAGCGGGATCCTCATCGGCATCGGCGAGACGATCGAGGACCGCGCCGAGTCGGTGTTCGCGCTGCGCAAGGTGGCGCGCGAGTACGGCGGGCTCCAGGAGGTCATCGTCCAGAACTTCCGCGCAAAGCCGGACACCGCGATGCGCGGCATGCCGGACGCCGACCTGCAGGAGCTGGCCGCCACGATCGCGGTGACCCGGCTGGTGCTGGGTCCCAAGATGCGGGTGCAGGCGCCGCCGAACCTGGTCGACTCCGAGTACGCCCTGATGATCAGGGCGGGCATCGACGACTGGGGCGGGGTCTCCCCGCTGACGCCCGACCACGTCAACCCCGAGCGCCCGTGGCCCCAGATCGAGGACCTCGCCGCCCGTACGGCCGCCACCGGGTTCACCCTGCGCGAGCGGCTGACGATCTACCCGGAGTTCGTCCTCGCCGGGGAGCCCTGGCTCGACCCCAGGCTCAACGCCCACGTGGCCGCCCTCGCCGACCCCGAGACCGGCCTCGCCCGCGAGGACGCGGTCCTCGCCGGCCGTCCCTGGCAGGAGCCGGACGGCGGCTTCGTCTCCCTGGGGCGCACCGACCTGCACACGGCCGTCGACACCGAGGGCCGGACCAACGACCGTCGCGACGACTTCGACAACGTCTACGGCGACTGGGAGGCGCTCAAGGAACGTCTCCCCGCCGCCTCCTCGGCGGTCAGGGGCGATGTACGGCAGGCGCTGCGGCAGGCCGAGACCGACCCTGCCCGGCTCACCGACGCGCAGGCGCTCGTCCTGCTCGACGTCGCCGGTGACCCCGACGGCACCGGGGCGGACGACGCGGCCCTGGACGAGCTGTGCCGGATCGCCGACGGCCTCCGCAGGGAGGCGGTCGGCGACGACGTCACCTACGTGGTGAACCGGAACATCAACTTCACCAACGTCTGCTACACCGGCTGCCGCTTCTGCGCCTTCGCGCAGCGCCGTACCGACGCCGACGCCTACACCCTGTCATTGGAGCAGGTCGCCGACCGGGCCTGGGAGGGATGGGAGGCCGGAGCCACCGAGGTGTGCATGCAGGGCGGCATCCATCCGGACCTGCCGGGCAGCGCCTACTTCGACATCGCCAGGGCGGTCAAGGCCCGGGTGCCGGAGATGCACGTTCACGCCTTCTCTCCCATGGAGGTCATCAACGGCGCGAGCCGTACCAACCTGTCCATCGAGGACTGGCTGACCGCGGCCAGAGAGGCGGGTGTCGACTCGCTCCCCGGCACCGCGGCCGAGATCCTCGACGACGACGTCCGCTGGGTGCTCACCAAGGGCAAGCTCCCCACCAGGGAGTGGATCGAGGTCATCTCCACCGCCCACAGGGTCGGCATCCCGACGACGTCCACGATGATGTACGGCCACGTGGACAACCACGCGCACTGGGTCCAGCACATCAGGTTGATCCGCCGCATCCAGGAGGAGACCGGCGGATTCTCCGAGTTCGTGCTGCTGCCGTTCGTTCACCACAGCTCGCCCATCTACCTGGCGGGGATCGCCCGGCCGGGACCGACCGCTCGGGAGAACCGGGCCGTGCACGCGCTGGCCCGGATCCTCCTGCACGGCGCGATCAAGAACATCCAGTGTTCCTGGGTGAAGCTCCAGGACGGGTTGTGCCGCGAGGTGCTCCAGGGCGGGGTCAACGACCTCGGCGGCACGCTGATGGAGGAGACGATCAGCCGGATGGCGGGGTCGGAGAACGGCTCCTTCAAGACGATCACCGAGCTTGAGGCCATGGTGGCCCCGACCGGGCGGCGGGTCCGGCAGCGGACCACCTCCTACGGGGTGCCGGACGCGGGCCGGGTGGCCGCGGCGGCGGCGAGCGACGGCGTCTGCCGCAGCGTACGCCCCCTCCTGCCGCTTGAGCGGTTGTAG
- a CDS encoding glycosyltransferase family 4 protein: protein MTPRVLVDAAAVPADRGALIRYVDGLVAALDRMGTDLVVVCQRADAERYAGLAPSARIVPGPHGITNRAARLAWEQTGLPLLARQAGAQVIHAPYYSIPLRSGLPTVATVHDLTWFTEPTQHSAVKASFFRSATRTAVRHASRVIVPSKATRDELIRVLAADPTRIDVAYHGVDPVLFHRPSESEVKHASDRLGLHGTPYVAFLGPLEPRKNVPNLIRGFVRAVQDLADPPALVLAGSIRDAGVDAAVSEVPSTVRVLRPGFLAFADLSGFLGGALVAAFPSRGEGFGLPVLEAMACGAPVLTTHRTSLPEVGGDAVAYTEPDDVSIAGALRALLSSPERRQVLSTAGMVRAREFTWEASAEAHLLSYQRAAE from the coding sequence TTGACGCCTCGAGTGCTCGTTGACGCGGCTGCGGTTCCGGCCGATCGCGGCGCGCTGATCAGGTACGTCGATGGACTCGTCGCCGCCCTGGACAGGATGGGCACCGATCTTGTGGTCGTCTGCCAGCGTGCCGACGCCGAACGATACGCCGGGCTCGCGCCCTCCGCCCGGATCGTGCCGGGACCTCACGGGATCACCAATCGGGCCGCCCGGCTGGCCTGGGAGCAGACCGGCCTTCCGCTCCTCGCCCGGCAGGCCGGCGCGCAGGTGATCCACGCCCCGTATTACTCGATCCCGCTGCGGTCGGGCCTGCCGACCGTGGCGACCGTGCACGACCTCACCTGGTTCACCGAGCCCACGCAGCACAGCGCGGTCAAGGCGTCGTTCTTCCGCTCGGCGACCCGCACGGCCGTGCGGCACGCGTCCAGGGTGATCGTGCCCTCCAAGGCGACCCGCGACGAGCTGATCCGGGTGCTCGCCGCCGACCCCACCCGGATCGACGTCGCCTACCACGGGGTGGATCCGGTGCTGTTCCACCGGCCGTCCGAGAGCGAGGTCAAGCACGCCTCCGACCGGCTCGGCCTGCACGGCACCCCCTATGTCGCCTTCCTCGGCCCGCTGGAGCCCCGTAAGAACGTGCCAAACCTGATCCGCGGCTTCGTGCGCGCGGTTCAGGACCTTGCCGACCCGCCCGCGCTGGTGCTGGCCGGGAGCATTCGTGACGCCGGCGTGGACGCCGCGGTGAGCGAGGTTCCGTCGACCGTGCGGGTGCTCCGCCCCGGATTCCTCGCCTTCGCCGACCTGTCGGGATTCCTCGGCGGCGCGCTCGTGGCGGCCTTCCCCTCAAGGGGTGAGGGCTTCGGGCTTCCGGTCCTGGAGGCGATGGCCTGCGGCGCGCCGGTGCTCACCACGCACCGCACCTCGCTGCCCGAGGTGGGAGGCGACGCGGTCGCCTACACCGAGCCCGACGACGTGAGCATCGCCGGCGCGTTGCGGGCGCTGCTGTCCTCGCCGGAGCGCAGGCAGGTTCTGTCCACGGCGGGAATGGTCCGGGCCAGGGAGTTCACCTGGGAGGCGTCGGCGGAGGCCCATCTGCTCTCCTACCAACGCGCTGCCGAGTAG
- a CDS encoding DNA-3-methyladenine glycosylase family protein: MRERGWRSEQPLDLGLTLGRHRHGNGDPTWRRTPDGSIWRTSRTPGGPGTLRVSARDGHVAATAWGPGAEWLLETLPALLGVDDDLSGFAPEHEVVRRAAKRYEGLRIGRTSRVLEALVPAVLEQKVVSAEAWRAWRLLLGRYGEPAPGPAPEGMRVFPEPEVWRAIPSWDWHRAGAEAVRARTIVNAAWHAAKLEAAGGSAEADRLLRALPGIGVWTSAEVRQRSHGDADAVSVGDFHLPSLVGWSLSGRRADDAEMLRLLAPYRGHRHRVSLLLRLGGERPPARGPRMAARDYRSF; the protein is encoded by the coding sequence GTGAGGGAGCGGGGGTGGCGGTCGGAGCAGCCGCTCGATCTGGGGCTGACGCTGGGGCGGCACCGCCACGGGAACGGCGATCCCACCTGGCGAAGGACGCCCGACGGGAGTATCTGGCGGACCTCGCGCACGCCCGGCGGCCCGGGCACGCTGCGGGTGTCCGCCCGGGACGGGCATGTCGCCGCCACCGCCTGGGGGCCGGGAGCGGAGTGGCTGCTGGAGACGCTCCCCGCGCTGCTCGGCGTCGATGACGATCTCTCGGGGTTCGCCCCCGAGCACGAGGTGGTCAGGAGGGCGGCCAAGCGCTACGAGGGGCTCAGGATCGGACGGACGTCACGGGTGCTGGAGGCCCTCGTGCCCGCCGTGCTCGAACAGAAGGTCGTGAGCGCCGAGGCGTGGCGGGCGTGGCGCCTGCTGCTCGGCCGGTACGGCGAGCCCGCGCCGGGGCCCGCGCCCGAGGGGATGCGGGTCTTCCCTGAGCCCGAGGTGTGGCGGGCCATCCCCTCGTGGGACTGGCACCGGGCGGGGGCGGAGGCCGTACGGGCGCGCACGATCGTGAACGCCGCGTGGCACGCCGCGAAGCTGGAGGCGGCGGGGGGCAGCGCCGAGGCGGATCGGCTGTTGCGGGCGCTGCCCGGGATCGGGGTGTGGACGTCGGCGGAGGTGCGGCAGAGGTCGCACGGTGACGCGGACGCGGTGTCGGTGGGTGACTTCCACCTGCCGTCGCTGGTGGGCTGGTCGCTGAGCGGCCGCCGGGCCGACGACGCGGAGATGTTGCGGCTGCTGGCTCCCTATCGGGGGCACAGGCACCGGGTCAGCCTGTTGCTGAGGTTGGGCGGTGAGCGGCCTCCCGCCCGGGGGCCGCGGATGGCCGCCCGAGACTACCGGTCGTTCTGA
- a CDS encoding coenzyme F420-0:L-glutamate ligase — MRVEIFPISGIPEVREGDDVGELIVAAMPGLRDGDILVVTSKISSKAEGRTRRGVDRTEAIAAETERVVARRGETVIAQTAHGFVMAAAGVDASNTEPGTVVLLPVDPDASAVAVRARIRERLGVSVGVIISDTFGRTWRNGQTDMAVGIAGVTPALDYRGLSDDHGNALEVTLTAVADEFAAAGDLVKGKLAQTPVAVIRGMTEYTTEEDGPGVRELVRPSEDDMFRYGSRDVVFARRTIREFSGEPVDGASVRRAVDAAIAAPAPHHTTPWRFVLLESPGIREKLLDAMREAWIADLRGDGFSEESIAKRVKRGEVLRAAPYIAVPCLVMEGSHTYRDDRRNASEREMFVVAAGAGVQNFLVQLAMEGLGSAWVSSTMFCRDVVREVLDLPLGWDPMGAVAIGHPAAPPRDRPPRRAADFIVVR; from the coding sequence ATGAGAGTGGAGATCTTCCCGATCTCCGGGATTCCCGAGGTCAGGGAGGGTGACGACGTCGGCGAACTGATCGTCGCGGCGATGCCGGGCCTGCGCGACGGCGACATCCTGGTGGTCACCTCCAAGATCTCCAGCAAGGCCGAGGGCCGGACCCGCAGGGGCGTCGACCGCACCGAGGCGATCGCCGCCGAGACCGAGCGGGTGGTCGCCCGCCGGGGCGAGACGGTGATCGCGCAGACCGCGCACGGGTTCGTCATGGCCGCGGCCGGGGTGGACGCCTCCAACACCGAGCCCGGCACCGTCGTGCTGCTGCCCGTCGACCCCGACGCCTCCGCCGTGGCCGTCCGGGCCCGCATCCGGGAACGGCTCGGCGTGTCGGTCGGCGTGATCATCTCCGACACGTTCGGCCGCACCTGGCGCAACGGCCAGACCGACATGGCCGTCGGCATCGCGGGGGTGACCCCCGCGCTCGACTACCGGGGCCTGTCCGACGACCACGGCAACGCGCTGGAGGTCACCCTGACCGCCGTCGCCGACGAGTTCGCCGCTGCGGGAGACCTGGTCAAGGGCAAGCTCGCGCAGACCCCGGTGGCCGTGATCAGGGGCATGACGGAGTACACCACCGAGGAGGACGGGCCGGGTGTCCGCGAACTGGTCCGCCCGTCCGAGGACGACATGTTCCGGTACGGCTCACGCGACGTGGTCTTCGCCCGCAGGACCATCCGCGAGTTCTCCGGCGAGCCGGTGGACGGCGCCTCGGTCCGCCGGGCGGTGGACGCCGCGATAGCCGCGCCCGCCCCGCACCACACGACCCCGTGGCGGTTCGTCCTGCTGGAGTCGCCCGGGATTCGCGAGAAGCTGCTCGACGCCATGCGCGAGGCGTGGATCGCCGACCTGCGCGGCGACGGTTTCTCCGAGGAGTCGATCGCCAAGCGGGTCAAGCGCGGCGAGGTGCTGCGCGCGGCGCCGTACATCGCGGTGCCCTGCCTGGTCATGGAGGGCTCGCACACCTACCGCGATGACCGGCGCAACGCGAGCGAGCGGGAGATGTTCGTGGTCGCGGCCGGCGCCGGGGTGCAGAACTTCCTGGTCCAGCTCGCGATGGAGGGCCTGGGCTCGGCCTGGGTGTCGTCCACCATGTTCTGCCGCGACGTGGTCCGCGAGGTCCTCGACCTGCCCCTCGGCTGGGATCCGATGGGCGCCGTGGCGATCGGCCACCCGGCCGCCCCGCCCCGCGACCGCCCGCCTCGGAGGGCGGCCGACTTCATCGTCGTCCGCTGA
- a CDS encoding NDP-sugar synthase: MMETPLPELEAILLVGGQGTRLRPLTLGTPKPLLPTAGVPFLAHQLARARSFGVRRIVFATSYRAEMFSEAFGDGAAFGLSLEYMTEETPLGTGGAIRNAAEALSSDPDAPVLVLNGDILSGHDIRDQVDMHVAGGAAVTLHLTEVEDPSRFGCVPTDDEGRVTAFLEKTPNPVTNRINAGCYVFTRSVIDTIPAGEVVSVERETFPSLIEDGALVLGYADASYWLDVGTPAAFVQGSRDLVLGRLVSPALPGPTGDFLALPGAMVSAEAKVGGGSVIGARATVESGAQVSGSVLGDDCVIHSGAVVVDSVVGIGARVDCGAVLREVVVGDGAVVGPGNELLAGSRVWPGIVLPECAVRFSSDL; this comes from the coding sequence ATGATGGAGACCCCTTTGCCGGAGCTCGAGGCGATTCTCCTCGTCGGAGGACAGGGGACGCGCCTGCGTCCGCTGACGCTTGGCACCCCCAAACCGCTACTCCCCACGGCGGGGGTTCCCTTTCTCGCCCACCAGCTCGCGCGGGCCAGGTCGTTCGGGGTGCGGCGCATCGTGTTCGCCACCTCCTACCGGGCGGAGATGTTCTCCGAGGCCTTCGGAGACGGTGCGGCGTTCGGGCTCTCCCTGGAATACATGACCGAGGAGACCCCGCTCGGCACCGGCGGCGCCATCCGTAACGCCGCCGAGGCGCTGAGCTCGGACCCGGACGCGCCGGTGCTGGTGCTCAACGGCGACATCCTGTCCGGCCACGACATCCGCGACCAGGTCGACATGCACGTCGCCGGGGGGGCCGCGGTCACCCTGCACCTGACCGAGGTGGAAGACCCCTCGCGCTTCGGCTGCGTGCCGACCGACGACGAGGGCCGGGTGACCGCCTTCCTGGAGAAGACCCCGAACCCGGTCACGAACCGGATCAACGCCGGATGCTACGTCTTCACCCGCTCGGTGATCGACACGATCCCGGCGGGCGAGGTCGTCTCGGTCGAGCGGGAGACCTTCCCCAGCCTGATCGAGGACGGCGCCCTGGTGCTCGGTTACGCCGACGCGTCCTACTGGCTCGACGTCGGCACCCCCGCCGCCTTCGTCCAGGGTTCCCGCGACCTCGTCCTCGGCCGCCTCGTCTCGCCGGCCTTACCCGGTCCCACCGGCGACTTCCTCGCCCTGCCCGGTGCCATGGTCTCGGCCGAGGCCAAGGTCGGCGGCGGTTCGGTGATCGGCGCCCGCGCGACGGTGGAGTCCGGAGCCCAGGTCTCCGGCAGCGTGCTCGGCGACGACTGCGTGATCCACTCGGGTGCGGTCGTGGTCGACTCGGTGGTCGGCATCGGCGCCCGGGTCGACTGCGGAGCGGTTCTGCGCGAGGTGGTCGTCGGCGACGGGGCCGTCGTCGGACCGGGCAACGAGTTGCTGGCCGGCAGCCGCGTCTGGCCCGGCATCGTGCTTCCCGAGTGCGCGGTTCGCTTCTCCAGCGACCTTTAG